In the Triticum aestivum cultivar Chinese Spring chromosome 2B, IWGSC CS RefSeq v2.1, whole genome shotgun sequence genome, tgtgtgtacaatctgaattgtcaatatgagtcatcaatgatttataaaccgatgaagactcatattgcggccacaaattctacacatagagttcaatgaagaccaagtgcttgtgatagtttgagaaataacatatttaaggtggtaaaaggcttgttatgggagcgatgtgggactaaaaacagcttgccataacctcattagtaccggttcgtaccgGCACTAAATTGTGATGGTGGgcccatagcctgaccgcaggctgacacagcctctttagtaccggttcgtggcatgaaccggtactaaaggttcgccacgaaccggtgctattgatcgccgccacgaaccggcactaatgtacacattagtgccggctgaaattcaaaccggcactattgtgcttcacatttgaccctttttctactagtgctatggTGTTCGGTATGAAACATAACGAAGCTACTTGCCTCGATGGTTTTCTCACCGAGTTGTACAATCATATTTTTTGACGTACAGATACATCCATTCGAGGGACAAGCTTTTtctaacggagggagtacaaattaacATTTTACACGTGGACACTTTAAAAACTTTTCTGCAAAAATCATACCTTAATTAAAATTCTAAATATACATCGTTGCATGATTCACAAATAAGGTCCTATTATATAGTATAAAATATTCATTCATAGAATAGACTAGGGCACCCTCCATCCCTCAACACAAACGCAGCATTATTCACCTGGATCGGACTAACTCAACGGCAACATATGCACGTGACAATCTGCTACCTACGTACCAACAATTCAGTTCATCAGTTGCATACTGAGGGCTGAGGCGTACGACGGTGCATGTGCATGTGCGAGCTGGTCCAGCTCCGCGACGAACGCCGCGGCGTGCTCCTCCCTGACGCACTGCGTCAGCAGCCGCTcgccgtcggccgccgtggccCTGCAGGAGAGGAACGCCATGCACCCCGGCACCGTCGACTGCTGCCACCGTCCGACCACCCTCGCCGGCGGGCCGCCGCCGAAGTCTGCGCGGTCGAAGCCGATGTTCCGCCAGCTGGTCACCATCAGCGCGTTGTACCCGAAGGCCGCTGCCATCTCCTCCTCTCCCATCTCCGGCACGGCACCTCCGCCGCCCCCCATGTTCCGCAGCAGCTCTGGGACCCGGTCCTTGGCGCGCTTGATCAGGTCCACCACATCGTTCATGCCGCCATCCCCGGCGCCGGCCACCTCCCCGGTCGTCGCCAAGGCCAGCTGCGCCACCGCGCAGTTTCCGTAGTACCCTGCCGCCGCGCCAACGTGCTTGCGCACGTTCACGAAGaaggccagcggcgccggcgtggaCATGTCGTAGTCCGGATCGCCGCCGATGAGCGCCCGGGTGCGGCACCTCCACAGGACAGCCACCGCCGCCTCGAACGTCGTGCAGTACCCACCGTCATCGGCGTGGGCGGCCTTGTACTCGGACTTGATGCGGTTGATGAGCTTGACCGGGACGGTGATGTCCAGGTAGACGAGGCCCATGCCGCCGCGGTCCAGCATCAGCCACTGCTTTGCGGCGACCACCGGCGGCGAGAGCAGCGGCAGGGACACCGCGCGGCCGTCCCTCACCGGTGCAACGGACGGCACCAAGACATCATCGGCTTCAGCGCGGGCGAGCTCGCCGACGGCCTGCAGGAACTGCGCCATGCCGTCGCCATCAGCCAGCGTATGGTTCCACGTGACCCCGACGGTGAACCCGCCGCAGGCGAACTCGGTGACCTGCATGAGCAGCAGCGGGTCGGTGCGCCGGCAGCCTTCCGCGGCAGGGTAGCACAAGGCGAGCCCATCAAGGAGACTCGTGGAGACGGGCGCGTCGAGGAGGCCGTGGTCCTGCAGGGCACAACCCGCCGACGCGGCCACGAAGGGCACACCCTCCCCGGTGCAGGCGACGTGGAGAAcgctgtcgtcgtcgtcgtcatcggccGCGGCAAGGCGGCCGGCGACGGTCTGGTAGTGGACGAGCGCCCGGGAGAGGCCTTTCTTGATGGCCTCCACGGGCTGGTGGACGGGGCCGTCGAAGATGAGGAGCGCCGCGACCTGGAAGCCCACGTAGCTCCTGTCCCAGGACGAGAGCTGCACCACTTGCGTCTTCCCCAGAGCCGGCTCCATGGACGGGCGGACCATTACCGGCGGGCACTTGCTCACCGCGACGCTCATCTTCGATGCTAGCTAGCTAGTGCGTACGTACGTGGATCTAAAGTAGACGgaaaacacaaacacacacactctctctatctCTGTCCTGTGTGCGTGTGTCTAGTACGTAGTGGATGTGGATCCTGTGGTTGCCTCGCCACATATAGAAGTGCAGTGCAGTATGGaagggactaatgtgagcattagtcctggTTCGAGCGGTTAAGGCGTCgggaaggcattagtcccggtttagatGAGACATTTAGTCCCGATTTGAgacatgaaccgagactaaagggcattgatttttatttttgcctgttttTTTCTGAATGTCATCtggtgatgaaattttgcatgatATCAAAATATTTATCAATGTTTCGCACTAAAAAGATTCAGagttttatgaactttttttgGTTTTACTGTTCACACTAGCTCACATAAGCTCAGGATCAGAACAGCTGTGTCCGCCAAAAAATCATTACTATAAAGGTAGTGTGCATTTATAGGTGTGAATACGTGGTCCACAAAAATGATTTTTACCCTTTTCAATTGATCAAATCTTATAACCCACTAAAAAATCTAATCTGACATGCTCATTGAGTCAAGCCTTATATTATATAGCCATCGAAACAGATTGTCCTTGGAAGCATCCCTGGCCAGCTCTACCTTTTCATCATCAGGTACATGATCTTCTTTTATCTGTTAACTTAAAATATAGCCTGAAGCATATACAAAACATTGAGACCCACATCAAGCCTCTGCATAGGAAAATGCACATAACCAAAAGAAGAAGTCAGACTAAAGTAATCAAAATGACCAATTGGCAAAATTAAAGTCATATAAGACCGATACTATACCTATGTCTATGGAGGAGGTGGACCAATCCGGAGATTATAGAGCCACCCATGTTGGATAAAAATCTCCCCGGTCATCCGCTCCCACAATATAGACATTGCCTTGAACTGCGGTTGGTACTCTGCCCGATGTAACATAGACGGTCTATACGAAGCCAATGCATGCAATGAAAGATAACCTGCAATGCAGATGAGTTTTTGCTACTAAAGAAA is a window encoding:
- the LOC123039821 gene encoding acyl transferase 15-like, giving the protein MSVAVSKCPPVMVRPSMEPALGKTQVVQLSSWDRSYVGFQVAALLIFDGPVHQPVEAIKKGLSRALVHYQTVAGRLAAADDDDDDSVLHVACTGEGVPFVAASAGCALQDHGLLDAPVSTSLLDGLALCYPAAEGCRRTDPLLLMQVTEFACGGFTVGVTWNHTLADGDGMAQFLQAVGELARAEADDVLVPSVAPVRDGRAVSLPLLSPPVVAAKQWLMLDRGGMGLVYLDITVPVKLINRIKSEYKAAHADDGGYCTTFEAAVAVLWRCRTRALIGGDPDYDMSTPAPLAFFVNVRKHVGAAAGYYGNCAVAQLALATTGEVAGAGDGGMNDVVDLIKRAKDRVPELLRNMGGGGGAVPEMGEEEMAAAFGYNALMVTSWRNIGFDRADFGGGPPARVVGRWQQSTVPGCMAFLSCRATAADGERLLTQCVREEHAAAFVAELDQLAHAHAPSYASALSMQLMN